The following proteins are co-located in the Leishmania donovani BPK282A1 complete genome, chromosome 26 genome:
- a CDS encoding heat shock protein 70-related protein gives MSSTNAIGIDLGTTYSCVGVFKNEQVDIIANDQGNRTTPSYVAFTETERLIGDAAKNQVAMNPSNTVFDAKRMIGRKFDDPDLQSDMKHWPFKVTVKDGKPVISVEYQNQSKTFFPEEISAMVLQKMKETAEAYLGTTVKDAVITVPAYFNDSQRQATKDAGSIAGLNVLRIINEPTAAAIAYGMDRKGDKGEKNVLIFDLGGGTFDVTLLTIESGVFEVKATAGDTHLGGEDFDNRLVDYFATELKMRCGKDCRGNARATRRLRTACERVKRTLSSSTTANIEIDALYEGSDFFSKITRARFEEMCRDQFEKCLEPVKKVLADADMKPQDVDDVVLVGGSTRIPKIQQIVSQFFGGKELNRSINPDEAVAYGAAVQAHILAGGHSSKTDGLLLLDVTPLSLGVETAGGVMSVLIPRNSTMPVQKTQTYSNNADNQRNVVIKVYEGERPLVSQCQCLGTFTLTDIPPMPRGKARINVTFDVNTDGILIVSAVEESGGRKEAITIQNDTGRLSKEQIESMVREAEKFAEEDRMNSERVEARNTLENYTFSMRATLDDPDVQNGITQGDRQKIQDAVSAASSWLERNREATKEEYMEQTKLIEGIAHPILSEFYKKRVMEAPPSAGSKDGAPSDGVPHAEDVD, from the coding sequence ATGTCGTCTACCAACGCCATCGGCATCGACCTGGGCACGACGTACTCGTGCGTGGGCGTCTTCAAGAACGAGCAGGTGGACATTATTGCCAACGACCAGGGTAACCGCACGACACCGTCCTATGTGGCCTTCACCGAGACAGAGCGCCTGATCGGCGATGCCGCGAAGAACCAGGTGGCCATGAACCCGAGCAACACCGTGTTTGACGCGAAGCGCATGATCGGCCGCAAGTTCGACGATCCTGACCTTCAGTCGGACATGAAGCACTGGCCCTTCAAGGTGACCGTCAAGGACGGCAAGCCGGTCATCAGCGTCGAGTACCAGAACCAGTCCAAGACCTTTTTCCCAGAGGAGATCTCGGCTATGGTGCTGCAGAAGATGaaggagacggcggaggcCTACCTCGGCACGACCGTCAAGGACGCCGTCATCACCGTCCCGGCGTACTTCAACGACTCGCAGCGCCAGGCGACGAAGGACGCCGGCTCCATCGCTGGCCTCAACGTGCTGCGCATCATCAACgagcccaccgccgccgctatCGCGTACGGCATGGACCGCAAGGGAGacaagggagagaagaaCGTGCTCATCTTCGaccttggcggcggcacgttCGATGTGACGCTGTTGACGATCGAGTCCGGCGTGTTCGAGGTGAAGGCGACCGCGGGCGACACGCACCTTGGGGGCGAGGACTTCGACAACCGCCTCGTCGACTACTTCGCCACTGAGCTCAAGATGCGCTGCGGCAAGGACTGCCGTGGCAACGCCCGCGCcacgcgccgcctgcgcacgGCGTGCGAGCGCGTGAAGCGCACGTTGTCCAGCTCCACGACAGCAAACATCGAGATTGACGCGCTGTACGAGGGCAGCGACTTCTTCTCGAAgatcacgcgcgcgcgcttcgaGGAGATGTGCCGCGATCAGTTTGAGAAGTGCCTGGAGCCGGTGAAGAAGGTGCTGGCGGATGCGGATATGAAGCCGCAGGACGTGGAcgacgtcgtcctcgtcggtgGATCGACCCGAATCCCAAAGATCCAGCAGATTGTCTCGCAGTTCTTCGGTGGCAAGGAGTTGAACCGCTCCATCAACCCCGATGAGGCCGTTGCGTacggtgcggcggtgcaggcgcacATTCTCGCCGGCGGTCATTCCTCCAAGACGGacgggctgctgctgcttgacgtgacgccgctctcgctcggTGTGGAGACAGCCGGCGGTGTCATGTCCGTGCTCATCCCGCGCAACTCGACGATGCCGGTGCAAAAGACGCAGACGTACTCGAACAACGCCGATAATCAGCGTAACGTGGTGATCAAGGTGTACGAAGGCGAGCGTCCGCTGGTCTCGCAGTGCCAGTGCCTCGGCACCTTCACGCTGACCGACATCCCGCCCATGCCGCGCGGCAAGGCGCGCATCAACGTCACCTTCGACGTGAACACGGACGGCATCCTCATCGTGAGCGCCGTCGAAGAGTCGGGTGGTCGAAAGGAGGCCATCACGATCCAGAACGACACGGGCCGTCTGAGCAAGGAGCAGATCGAGAGCATGGTGCGGGAGGCCGAGAAGTTTGCTGAGGAGGACAGGATGAACAGCGAGCGCGTCGAGGCGCGCAACACGCTGGAAAACTACACCTTCTCCATGCGCGCCACCCTGGACGACCCGGATGTGCAGAATGGAATCACGCAGGGGGACCGCCAGAAGATCCAGGacgccgtcagcgctgcctcgaGCTGGCTTGAGAGAAACCGGGAGGCCACCAAGGAGGAGTACATGGAGCAGACGAAGCTGATCGAGGGCATCGCGCACCCGATCTTGTCGGAGTTCTACAAAAAGCGTGTCATGGAGGCCCCACCAAGCGCTGGGTCTAAGGACGGTGCCCCCTCAGATGGGGTCCCCCACGCCGAAGACGTTGACTAA